The genomic DNA AGGTCGAGTAGTTGTATCTATTTCAAGAGATCTAGAAGATACTTTCTTGGAAATAATGGAAGATAAAACATTGAACTTTATGTTGCTTGGACATGTTACTCAAGGTAAGATATGTGTGGATGATGAGCAATGGGCAATGGTAGAAGACGCTAAGTTGGTTTATGATACTTCTTTAGAGAAGATGATTTCGTAAACTGTTTTACTTTAGAGTTATACAATTCTGTTGAATCATATAGGTGTTTTCTTCCTTTCTTGCTTAAGATCCCTAAAGGGATTGAAGTACCTATAACAATGCCTATTCCTGCTAATGTAATTCTATTAACTAGATTTTAACCCCAAATGTTTCCCCAGTAGGTCCATTTTGATTGGATTTAGAAAAGTCTGAACTACCCTTGAGGCACCCTGCGAGTATAATGCCGCTACCAATAATTAGCGGTGCGTAGAGTATCGTTCCTGCTTTTCTTATTTTGTCATACTTAGCATATGAATCAAAGGCATTTGGTGAAATTTTTATCAAGTCTTCATATTTCTGCCTTCCCTTTTTATTAAACATCACAGGCTTTTGCTCACCTAGTTTAAAATAAAAATTGGAGCTCCTAGTACCGTCAGAGTGGATGTAATTCTTTTCCACGAAGGAAATTTGTTCTTGTGAAAATGCAGAATTAATAGTGAGTATTAACGAGAGTACAAATACTACTAAAGAGAAGTTGAATACAGAAGATTTCATCGTTTTAAGATTTTATTGAAACTAATAAAAAAACAATATTAAGCTGACTAAGAATCCTTATCCCAGTGTTACTCCGAATTCTTTTCCTAATTCACTTAAGTCGTTAACAACGTCTTCTATTAAAGGAATACCTTCTTTTAAACGAATAGCCGTTACTTTTCTCTCAGGATCGCCTGGTATCAATACAGATTCTTGTCCTGGTATTGGGTTTGAATTCCTGAATGTTCTGATCCAGTTATCGATATGTTCTTTGAATTCATCTTTAGATCTAAAGGCATCGATGCTCATAGCGCCAAAGAAATGCCCAAGGCCTTCACCAACAGGATTGGGAGCAGGATCTAAGAATGCCACAAATGGAGGAACCCAAGGGCCGTAATTCGCTCCGGAAAGCACTGCAGAGAAAATATCTACTACTGCGCCTAATCCATATCCTTTATGACTCCCATGAGTGTGATCTCCCCCTAGAGGAAGTAGGGCACCACCTTTTTGAATCCCTGAATTATCTATTGATGGATTACCTTCTTTATCCTGAATCCAATTAGATGGAAGATCTTCGCCTTTTCTTTTTAATGTCTCTAGTTTGCCATTAGCTGCAGTGGTTGTTGCCATGTCTAAAACAAAAGGTGGTTCTGAGCCGGCGGGTATTGCAATTGAAATAGGATTTGTGCCTAGCATCCTATCTAATGAGAACGTAGGGGAAACCAAAGGGCTTGCATTTGTCATGGAAAACCCAATCATATCGTGTTCTAGTGCCATCATTGCATGGTGACCAGCAATACCGTAATGGTTA from Flavobacteriales bacterium includes the following:
- a CDS encoding Ldh family oxidoreductase; its protein translation is MAKYTNYSLNELTVFSIEIFKSIGCSEPDAKLAAKVLVNADIRGVDSHGVARLSGYVRLWKKERINATPAIKTIHETMSTAVVDGDQGLGLVVAPQAMNIAIKKAKKVGTGWVSVKNSNHYGIAGHHAMMALEHDMIGFSMTNASPLVSPTFSLDRMLGTNPISIAIPAGSEPPFVLDMATTTAANGKLETLKRKGEDLPSNWIQDKEGNPSIDNSGIQKGGALLPLGGDHTHGSHKGYGLGAVVDIFSAVLSGANYGPWVPPFVAFLDPAPNPVGEGLGHFFGAMSIDAFRSKDEFKEHIDNWIRTFRNSNPIPGQESVLIPGDPERKVTAIRLKEGIPLIEDVVNDLSELGKEFGVTLG